The DNA window CTCACAGCAGTGAGCCAGGGAAGTTAAAGCTAACACCTTTACGGGGCGCATATGCCCTTTGATTGGGCTCTGCTGCCGGCCAAATGACGGTATACACCTATAAGCCCTGGAGCACATCAGTACGCCTGAGGAGCCTTGGAGGACGCGCTCTTAAGGCTCCTCTCCAGGGTTGTGGAGCTCGAGGGCAGGGCTCCAGAGAGCATAGCTGACGGCTCCATGGAGGAGGCCCTCAGGGAGCTCGCTGAGGCCCTAAGGGATAGGGAGGAGGGGGGCCAGCAGGTTGTGAGAAGGCCTTACGTGGGCGTGAGCACAGAGGTGAGGCTCCTCAGCGAGATGGCCCTGGCCCTCAGGCTCAGGATGCTGCAGACGGGGAGGCAGAACGTGAGCGGGCTGAGCTACTTCTACCACAGGCTCGACGAGGTGATCTCCAGCCTCATGGACAACGGCGTGGGCAGAGCAAAAGCTGAGAAGTTACAATAATTCCTTTTTAGATAGCGCGCCTCTGACGTCCTGGAACCGACTTGCAGGAGCTGGCGCTGGAGCTGCTAGGCCTCTCGCTGATGCTGCTGGTAGGCGAGGTGCTGGGGGACCTCACGGAGAGGCATGGGTACGGCAGGCTGACCGGCGTCATGCTTGGAGGCCTAATAATGGGGCCCTTCGCCCTCGGGGGCCTGATCAACGACCTCTTCAAGGTCAAGCTGATCTACCTAGGAAGCGACATCATGTTCCTCTCAGAGCTCTCCGTGATATTCCTAGTCTTCGCATCAGGGCTAGAACATGGCGTAGCCCCTCTTAGGAGGGCTGGGGCCTGGGGAGTCATGGGGGCTACCATGGGGGCCCTGGCGCCCTTCCTCTTAACCCTCGGGGCCAGGGGGCTCCTGGGTCTAGACCTTAACGCATCCCTTATCGTGGGCACGGCCGTTGCACCCACGAGCCTCGCGGCCGTCTCAGGCCTCATAATGGAGGAGGGCGGGGGCGGCAGGTGGACCGACATGCTTATCTCGGCGTCAGCAATGGACGACGTAGTGTCCCTCATACTGCTCTCCGTGGCCCTTGGCCTCTCTCAGACCAAGTTCGTGGGGGCCCTCGGCATGGTCAGGGTGGTGGTCTTCTACAGCGTGTCCTGGGCCATAATCTTCTTCCTCTCGGTTAAGTTAGTCCCTATCATAGTGTCAAGGGTGAGCAGGAGGTACCTGTTCGAGTTCTCGCTCGTAATGCTCTTCGGCATAATAGCAGTCATGGAGGCCCTCGGCTTCTCCCCTATAATAGCCGCCTTCATAGCGGGCGTCTCCTTAGCGGAGTTCTCAGGCTCCTCAGCCCTGCAGGAGTACTCCAGGTCCCTCCTGCTCGTCTTTGGCTCCATATTCTTTGTGGTGGTTGGGGCCGAGGTTAACCTAACGGCTGTTGGCCTCCTGGGGCTCCTGACGGCGGTGGCTCTCACGGCACTGGCGCTTCTCGGCAAGTTCATAGGCGTCTTCCCGTTCTCCTACGCCTTCACTAGGAGGCACGACGAGGCCACCGCGGTCTCGCTTGGCATGGAGTCGAGGGGCGAGGTGGGGCTGTCGGTCGCGCTTACAGCCCTCCAGGCGGGCATAATAGACGAGAGGTGCTACGGCTCCCTCACGGTAGCCCTGATACTTACAACCATCATAGGGGTCGCCGCCTTCAGCTACTACATAAGGGCGAGGAGGGCACTCACTTACCCTGCCCCTGCTGTCCCTCCTGCTTCTTCTCCTCGCTGACCACCAGGTCCTTGACGCCCATGAGGCCTACCGGCGACATGGGCCCTGAGGTAGGCGGCCCTGCGATTGGCAGGTTGGCTGGTATGAAGACTAGCATGTTCTTGCCCTCCATGCCAAGCTCGTATATCATGTTCATCCACCTCAGCATGAAGGCCCTGTCGTTGTTGACGTAGAGGTTGGCAGCCTCCACCATCTTCTGGGCCGCCTCGTACTCGGCCTGAGCGAGGGTCACCCTGGCCCTCCTCTCCCTCTCCGCCTGGGCCTGCCTTGACATGGCCTGGACCAGGTCGGGCGGTATCTCAACGTTCCTTATCTCGACAGAGGTCACCTTGACGCCCCAGGTCTCGGTCTTGCTGTCAATTATGTTCCTCGCGAGTGCGGCCACCTTGTCCCTCTCGGCCAGGAGCTCATCAAGCATGGTCTGGCCTATGACCTCCCTCAGGGTCGTCTCAGCCGCGAGCCTCGTGGCGACGTTGTAGTCCTCAACCTTCAGGACCACCTTCTCCAGGTCCACGGGCTGGTAGTACATAACGGCGTCAACTATGACCGGCACGTTGTCCTTGGTCAGGCTCTGCTCCGTCCTGAATGATATGGCCTGCAGCCTCGTTGATATCCTCATGGGCACCTTCCCTATTATTGGGGGCACGTATATTATGCCCGGCCCCTTGAGCCCGGCGAACCTGCCGAGCACCAGGACGGGCAGCCTCTCCCACTCATTCACGACCTTTATGCCGCTGAGGAGTATGATGGCTATGATAAGGACTATAAAGGCTATAATTATGTCAAGCGCTAAGCCCACTTAAGCCACCTGAGTTTTTAATGGTTTTGTGGGGGTTTAAATAGGCATTAGCTAAGAGGGCTTCTAGCAAACGTGTGCTTTCAGCGCTGATCTAGAGCTAAACTAGCACCTACTGTGGTCCACAGGGGCACGGGGGCTCAGATGCAATAGACCTAAAACATCATAGTGTAGCCCTGGGTCGGGTTGATACTAAATAAGGCCACGGCCTGCTAAAGGCCCTAGGGACGCCCTGTGAAGCTTGATGAGAGGCTGCAGCTCCTTGGCATTGACGCCCTGCTTAGGCCCGTTAAAGTCATGATACTCAGCGACTGCAGAGTGCCGCTGCCCGAGGGCCCCCTGCAGGCGAAGAAGGGGGACGAGGTCGAGGTGCCGAGGTGGATAGCCGAGGTGCTAGTAAGCCAGGGGCTCGCAAAGTACAAGGAGGAGGTGAACGTGAACTACGTCAACATGTACCACTACAAGGAGAGGAGGTCCACCACAGGCTCTCAGCTGGCCCAGCTTCCCCCTGACTTCTACGTATCCGTGGGGGAGTTCATCAGGTCCCTGGAGGAGGAGATAAAGAGGTCGCCCTCCCACATGTTAATAAACGACAAGGACATGAGCGAGAAGAACGTTATTGAGCTGTCCGAGACCAGGCTGTCCAAGATAATAAGGCTGGCCCAGACGGACATGGGGGACGAGGAGGTGCCCAAGATGACGCCCGAGGAGGCGCTTGTATACTCACAGCTGAAGACAACTGTGAGCGCATGGAAAAAGTATATAGAGTCCTTGATGGGATCGCAGGCCCCTCCCCCCTGAGGCGTCCGCCAAGTGCCTAAAACCTAAGGGGCCTGCCCTTGATCTGACCTCCTCCCCGCCCTGAAGGGCGAGGGCTCCCTTAGGGCGGCTCATAGGTTCGCGGCTTACCGCCCTCACCTTCATCACATCATGGCTGGCGGGCGCATATGCGCCCACCCCGCTCCGCTCGTCCAGCGGCAGGCCGCGGGCCGGGCCTTCGGCCCTTTACCCCTACCCCTCGCTGGGAGTTGCCTCCTCCCCTCCCGCTCCCAGGGGCTCGGGGATATGTGGGGCCCTGTTGGGGCATCCCCTTGCGGGGACACTATTTGTTCACGCAACTTTAAGTGCTCAGATGTTTTATGCCTTACCCGCCCCTTCAGGGGCGAGGCTTGCCTCTCACTTTTGTCATAGGCTCAGCGGCTGCGTCACCAGAACTATGACAAGGCCTTGCACGTTAAGTGCCGTCCTCAGGCGGTCGCATTAAACTATTCACAGGGCAGCGCGCTAGGGCAGCCAACCTACTCTTAAGGCCTGGATGATAAATCATAATGTAACGGTGCAGAGAGGCGGGGCAGGTGAGCGCTGCTGAGCAGGAACAGCTAAGCATAGGTGAGCGGTTTAAGGACTTCGTGAAGAACTTCAGGACGGCAGAGGAAGGACTGAAGTACGTGGACAGGCTCCACAGGATGATAAATTTAGACATGACCAGCCTCATAGTCGACTTCAGGGACCTGTACAGGTACAACACGGAGCTCGCCAACATGCTCATTGATGAGCCCAAGAAGGTGCTCAAGGAGTTCGACCAGGCCCTCCTTGAGCTGGTCGAGAGCGAGAGCCCCGAGTTCGCCAAGAGCAAGGGCAAGTTCCACGTGAGGGTGCAGGGCCTCTTTGACACGACCAAGATAAGGGACATAAAGACTATCTACATGAACAAGCTGGTCCAAGTTGACGGCATAATAACTAGGATGAAGCCCGTGAGGAGCAGAATGATAAAGGCCGTCTACAGGCATGAAAAGGAGGGCTGCAACGCGGAGTTCCAGTGGCCCTATGACGAGGACGAGGTCCTCGAGGACAGGATAGAGAAGCCCACCCAGTGCCCGGTCTGCGGCGAGTCCGGCGGCAGGTTCGTGCTCCTGAGGG is part of the Acidilobus sp. 7A genome and encodes:
- a CDS encoding cation:proton antiporter → MQELALELLGLSLMLLVGEVLGDLTERHGYGRLTGVMLGGLIMGPFALGGLINDLFKVKLIYLGSDIMFLSELSVIFLVFASGLEHGVAPLRRAGAWGVMGATMGALAPFLLTLGARGLLGLDLNASLIVGTAVAPTSLAAVSGLIMEEGGGGRWTDMLISASAMDDVVSLILLSVALGLSQTKFVGALGMVRVVVFYSVSWAIIFFLSVKLVPIIVSRVSRRYLFEFSLVMLFGIIAVMEALGFSPIIAAFIAGVSLAEFSGSSALQEYSRSLLLVFGSIFFVVVGAEVNLTAVGLLGLLTAVALTALALLGKFIGVFPFSYAFTRRHDEATAVSLGMESRGEVGLSVALTALQAGIIDERCYGSLTVALILTTIIGVAAFSYYIRARRALTYPAPAVPPASSPR
- a CDS encoding SPFH domain-containing protein, with the translated sequence MGLALDIIIAFIVLIIAIILLSGIKVVNEWERLPVLVLGRFAGLKGPGIIYVPPIIGKVPMRISTRLQAISFRTEQSLTKDNVPVIVDAVMYYQPVDLEKVVLKVEDYNVATRLAAETTLREVIGQTMLDELLAERDKVAALARNIIDSKTETWGVKVTSVEIRNVEIPPDLVQAMSRQAQAERERRARVTLAQAEYEAAQKMVEAANLYVNNDRAFMLRWMNMIYELGMEGKNMLVFIPANLPIAGPPTSGPMSPVGLMGVKDLVVSEEKKQEGQQGQGK
- a CDS encoding DNA replication complex GINS family protein — its product is MKLDERLQLLGIDALLRPVKVMILSDCRVPLPEGPLQAKKGDEVEVPRWIAEVLVSQGLAKYKEEVNVNYVNMYHYKERRSTTGSQLAQLPPDFYVSVGEFIRSLEEEIKRSPSHMLINDKDMSEKNVIELSETRLSKIIRLAQTDMGDEEVPKMTPEEALVYSQLKTTVSAWKKYIESLMGSQAPPP